TTATTATAATAAATAATTTTAAATAAAAATAATAGGCGTTCCTGCATACTTAAATCAGATGTTATATGAGTAGCTACTGTTCTTGAATTAAGGATACTTACTAATTAGATTGTGAGATGACTATTTATACGTTCATAAAATCATAGATTTATAAAACTACTCTTGACATATAAACACGAGAGGACTACAATTTAATTAAGTAATTACTTAACTAGTTAAGAGGTGTATATGAAAGACATATTAAATGTATTTAAATCAATGGGTGATGAAACTAGGGTAAAAATACTGTTACTTCTAGCCCATAAAAACGTATGTGCAAAAGGAATAGCAAAACATGTTAACATATCAGAAGCTGCAGTTTCTCAACATATAAAGGTCCTAAAGCAAAATAATCTAATAACTGGATATAAAGATGGTTATTATGTTATATACCATATAAACAAAGACTTATTTCAAAAATCTAAAGATTTTTTAGGATCTTTAATTAATGAAGATTTACAAGATTATAAAGAAAAATTTGATATACATGAATTTAATATATTAGATTGTAAAACAAATTGTAAATCTATGAAAAAATGTTGTAAAAAAAGATTAGAGGAGGAAAAATAAGATGAAAGTATGTATACCAGTACAAGAAAACAAAGGAATGGAAAGCGTTCCATTTAATCATTTTGGATCAGCTCCAATGTTTGTTATATGTGATTTAGATAATAATGAAGTTAGATCAATAGGAAATGGTGATTTAGGACATGAACATGGAAAGTGTCAGCCAATAAAAGCTTTATCAGGTGAAACTGTTGATGCAGTTATAGTTGGTGGAATAGGGCAAGGGGCTATAATGAAATTAAACTCTATGGGAATAAAAGTTTATAGAGCTTGCGAAGGTAACGTATCATCAAATTTACAAATGCTAAAAGAAAATAAATTAAATGAGTTTCCTGCAAATCATTCTTGCAATCATGATGGCTGCTCTCATCATTAAAATAAAAAAAGGAGTTGTAAATTTTTTACAACTCCTTTTTAGTACAATAATATACTATTTGAATTTAATAAATAGTATATTACTTTGAATAGAAATTGATGTATTAATACACTAATATACCAACTTTATCCTAATATTTTTATTTCTATATTTTTTCTCCCAAAGTTTACACATTCTTGCTCACTGTTCATAAATATATCTATTTTATTTCCTTTTATAGCACCACCACAGTCTTCAGCAATAAATACTTTATCAAACATAGGTATATATACTTTAGTTCCATAAGGTATTACAGATGGATCAACAGCTATTGTACCCCACTTAGGTGTTGTTCCAGTAGCAGTTATAGTATGCCCTGAATATGCACTTGCATTTACAGTTAAAGTTCTACCATTAGTTGATGAAGATGTATTTTCTTCATTAGAATTTGTATTAGATAAAGTATCTGAACTTTGATTAGATGATACATTAGAAACAATAGTATTATTTTTAACTGTATTTTGTGCATCTAAAGCCTTTTGTTTTTCTTCTTTTATCTTTTGAGATTCAGTGAATATATGTTCTGAAGATACCCAACCAAATTCTTCTGTCTTTTTATTTTCTAACTTTATTTTAAACCAGTTATTTTCTGTTTCTAATATTTCTATAGCTTTTCCTTTTTCTAAAGATCCTATCTTATCATTCTCAGTAGAAGGTCCTTTTCTTATATTTAACTTGCTAGCAGTTACGCTACCTTTTTCCTTAACTGTAAAGTCTGAGCTTACCCAACCTTCTTTTTGTTCTGAAAGTTTAATTTTGCTCCATCCATCTTTAGTTTCTAATATTTCTATTACACTACCTTTTTGTAAAGAACCTACAGTTTCATATTGTATAGAAGGACCTTTCCTGACATTTAGACTATCAGCATTTACCATTTCGTTTTGTGCTGCATATATACTATTAGTAGTTGCGCAAAATCCACCTATCGTCAATCCTAAAGTTATTATTAATGATTTCCTCAATTTTTTATTCATACTCATATAGTAATCTCCTCCAATTTTAAATCAAAATTATATATTATTAACCGTTTAGTTTTTTATTAGTCATTTTTAAAAATTTTGTTACTTTTTTGTAACTTGTTGAGCTTGTAATTAATCTTAATACATATTTTTGAGTTTGTAAACAGTAAATCTAAATAAAAATTTAAATTGGTAACAAAATAGTTACAATTTAAATATGTGTAACAGTTGAAATTTCAAGGATAGATAAGTGTATAAAAATTATACTGTAAATTTATTACAAATCCAGTAAAATACACGTTTTTTTGCAAATGAAGAGTTAACTCATACTTAAGTAAGCTGTAAAATATACATGAAAAAGTAATAAATTTAAACTAAAAAAGTAACAAATTTTAAAAAGTTTGTTACTTTTTATTTTGTAACTATTTATTTAAGTAGTATTTATATAAATTTTACTTTATTAATAAAATTAGTGCAGTAGTGGCATAATAAAACAAATTGAAATTTAAACTATGATGGAGGATTAACATGAAAAGTAAAAAGTTATTAGTTGTATTTTTTAACATATTGTTAGTACTTACAATGGCAGTAGGGTGTGGAAAATCTAAAGAGCAGGTAGGTAGCAATGTAACTATATCTGGATCAACTTCAGTAGGTCCACTTATAGAGAAAGAGGCAGAGTCTTTTAAAAAGTCAAATAGTGATATAAGTGTAGAAGTAAATCAACTTGGATCGTCGGCAGGAATAAAGGATGCTATAAATGGAACAGTACAAGTAGGAATGTCATCTCGTGACTTAAAAGAAGAAGAAAAAAATGCTGGACTTAAAGAAGTAGAAATAGCTTATGATGGTATATCAGTTATAACTAATAAAGCAAATGCTGTTAATAACCTTACAATAGCTCAAATAAAAGACATATATACTGGAAAAATAATAAACTGGAAAGATATCGGAGGAAAAGATGCTCCAATAGTTGTAGTAAGTAGAGAAGATGGATCAGGAACTCGTGATGCATTTCAAGAAATAGTTGGTTATAAATCAGAAGAACTTACTAAAGATGCTCAAATAGGAGATGGCTCAGGTAACATAAAATCTACTGTAACAACTAATGAAAATGCAGTAGGATTTATATCATTTGAGTATATAGATGATAGCATAAATTCTTTAAATGTAGATAGTATAGAGCCTAATGCAAAAAATGTATTAGATGGAAAGTATAAAATTTCAAGACCATTTTTACTAGTATATAAAGAAGATAAAGGAACTGAACAATCTAAAAAATTCATAGATTTTATATTAAGTGAAGAGGGACAAAAAATAGTTGAAGAAAATGGTCTAATAAAAATAAAATAATTCATTTAGATCAAAAAATCTCTCTCTTTATATAGGCAGAGAGATTTTTTGTTTGGAGGTTATCATCATGGAAGGGAATAATCAATTAACCAACTCTAAAGATAGTAGTAATAAAAATAAATATATAGTTGAATTTATAACAGAAAAAATATTTTTAATTAGTGCCTTAGTTGCTGTACTTAGTTTACTTTTAATTATAGGATTTGTGTTTTATAAAGGTTTAACACCTTTTATTGTAAAAGGATATTCTTTGTCTGAGTTTTTATTTGGAACAGAGTGGATCCCAAGTAATGACAAATTTGGGATACTACCTATGATATTAGGCTCTCTATATGCAACTATAGGTTCTCTTATAATAGGTGCACCTATAGGAATACTAACAGCAACGTTTATAGTAGAGGTAGCACCGAAAAAGATTAGTAAATTTATTTCACCAGCTGTTGAACTATTAGCAGGTATTCCGTCAGTGTTATATGGAGTTTTTGGAGTTACATTTATTGTTCCTAATATACAAAAGATTTTTAAATTGCCAAAAGGACAAAGTTTATTCGCAGTAATAGTTGTATTGTCAGTAATGATGCTGCCAACCATAATTACTATTTCAGAAACTGCTATCAAGGCAGTTCCAAAGGTATATAAAGAAGGTTCACTAGCACTTGGAGCATCAAAGACAGAAACAACTTTTAAAGTGATACTTCCAGCCGCAAAGTCAGGGATATTAGCGGCAGTTGTACTTGGTGTTGGTCGAGCGATAGGAGAAACAATGGCCGTAATATTAGTAGCAGGGAATTCACCTATAATACCTAAATCTATTATGGATAGTGTAAGATTGCTTACAACAAATATAGCACTAGAAATGGGATATGCATTTGGAACACACCAAGAAATGTTATTTGCAACAGGTGTTGTTTTATTCATGTTTATATTAATACTAAATTTAATATTAACTAAAATCTCAAATAAGGCAGGAAAATAATATGAGAAAAATTAAAGAGACTATTTTAAATTTATTAGTATGGCTATGTGCAGTATTTACAGTAGCGATACTAGTTACAATAGTAGGATTTATATTTATAAATGGAATAGGTTTGATAACACCAACGTTTTTATTTAGTGATTACTCAGCTAATGGTCAAGGTGGAATTTTGCCTATGATCGTAGCTACTTTATATACAATAGTTTTGTCTATATTTATAGCAACTCCTATAGGCGTATTAGCTGCAGTGTATTTACAAGAGTACGCTAAACAAGGTAAAGTAGTAAAAATAATAAGATTTGCAACAGAAAGTTTAGCAGGAATACCATCAATAGTATATGGACTGTTTGGAGGAATATTTTTTGTAGTAGTACTAGGACTTAATTACTCTATAATATCAGGGGCATTGACTGTTTCAATAATAATACTACCATTAATAATACGTACAACAGAAGAATCATTGAAAACAGTTCCCAAAAGTTATAGAGAAGCATCACTGGGGCTTGGAGCTACTAAATTTCAAACACTATATAAGGTAATAGTTCCAAGTGCTACGCCAGGAATACTTTCTGGACTTATATTATCAATAGGAAGAGTAATAGGAGAATCAGCAGCAATTTTACTTACAGCTGGGACAGTAGCGAAAATGCCAATGAGTATATTTGAAAGTGCAAGAACATTAACAGTTCAAGCCTATTTAGTAACAAAAGAAAAAGGAAATATACAAGAAGCGGCAGCAATAGGTATTGTTTTGATAGTTATAATATTAATTTTAAATATTTTAGCTAAATTAATAACTAAGAAATTTAATAAAGCTAATTATTAAAAGAGGTGCGATATGTCCAAAATTAGTGTTAAAAATTTAGAATTATATTACGGTGACAATAAAGCTTTAAAGGGGATAGATATAGATATAGATGAAAATGAGGTAACAGCATTTATAGGCCCATCAGGATGTGGAAAATCTACATTTTTAAGGACATTAAATAGAATGAATGATTTAATAGATAATGTAAAGATAAAAGGTGAGATAAAGATTGATGGAGATGACATTTACAAAAGTGATGATGTTATAAAGCTTAGAACTAAAGTAGGAATGGTATTTCAAAAACCAAACCCGTTTCCAATGAGTATATATGATAATGTAGCATATGGGCCTAAGGTGCATGGCATAAAAGATAAAACTACATTGGACAAAATCGTACAAGAAAGTTTAGAAGATGCAGCTATATGGAATGAAGTCAAAGATAGATTAAAAACATCAGCTCTTGGATTATCAGGAGGTCAACAACAACGTATATGTATAGCTAGAGCTATAGCTATGAAACCAGAAGTGATACTTATGGATGAACCAACATCAGCACTTGATCCAATATCAACATTAAAAGTAGAAGAACTTATACAAGAGATGAAGGGTAAATACACGATTGTTATAGTAACTCATAACATGCAACAAGCAGCACGTATCTCTGATAAAACAGCGTTTTTTTTAAGCGGAGAATTAGTTGAATTTGATGATACTAAAACCATATTTACAAACCCTAAAGATTCTAGAACAGAAGACTATATAACAGGGCGATTTGGCTAAGATTAAATTGAATAAGGAGGTAAAAATGTGAGTTTAAACAATTTAGATGTAAACATAAATGAATTAATAGATATGACATGTGAAATGATGGATAAGTGTGAAAATATAGTGTCAAAATCAGTAGATGCTATGGTATCAAAAGATTTAGAGGCCTCTAAAGATATTTTGATTCTAGATGATGAAATAGACGATTTAAGAGAATATATAAGAGAAAAAAGTATTGAACTAATGGCACTTAAACAACCTTTAGCAAAAGATTTAAGAATAATCTATGCACTAGGATCTATATCTATGGAGCTTGAAAGAGTTGGAGATTATGCTGTAAATATAGCTATGGAAACTATAAAAATAGGAACTGAGGAGCATGTAGAAAAGCTTATAGATATTCCTAAGATGAAGGATGTAACTATAGGAATGTTAAAAAGTGCGAAGAATGCTTTAAAGAATAATGATCCGAAGCTAGCCCATAAAACCGGATTACAAGATGATGTGGTAGATGAATTATATAGTGCAGTTCATATAGACGCCTTAAGCGCGATGCACAAAAATAAACATAATATAAATCAAGGAGTGAAGCTTTTATTTGTAGGTCGATATCTAGAAAGAATAGGTGATCATATTACAAATATATGTGAATTTGTAATATATGCAATAAATGGAAAAATGATAGAGATAGATTAACTACTGATATAGTAAGTAGTTAATCTATATAAATAGAAAAAATTAACCGATTTTATTATTTAAAATAAAATCGGTTAATTAAAAATGAAAAACATAAAATTACCTAGTAGAATAAAATTATTAAAAAATTAATTTGACTTAGAGTTAACTCAAAGTATTATGATATACTTAAGGTATCAAATAAATTATATTGTTTAAAACTTTAATAAGATATTATAGCCAGGAGCGTAAGAGAATGACGATTACAGAAGTAAGTGAGAAATTTGGATTTTCTCAAGACACATTACGTTATTATGAAAAAATAGGACTTATAGCGAATATAAATCGTGATAACAGAGTAAGAAGAAACTATTTAAAAGAAGATTGTAATGGGATAGAGTTTATTAAATGTATGAGGAGGGCAGGTCTTGCTATTGAAACCTTAATAGAGTATGCTGAAATATGAAGATACTAGTATTATGAATGAAAAAAATCCTTTACAGAAATATTAAAGTATTATGCTTTAGTTGTTAAATGATTTTTAGCTAGTATATAATTAAAACTTCTAGATTATTTGATATTAAATTAAAATATTTATTTTTATAAAGCCTTTATAGTATAGCTGTATTACACAGTTGTGTGTATGAGGTTTTTTTATTTAGTATATATTTATACTATTCATATAATAAGTAAATAGCTTAACTACTTATATTGTATCATTTATTTAAGTATGATAAACTGTTTGCAAAGTTAAAAGGTAGAATGGGGAGAGTATTATGAAACAAATATTAGAATTAGAAAAATATAAATTAATTAAATTAGCGAAGGTTCTTACTTTATCCTTAGAGAAGGATCCATTATATATAAACTTATTTCCGGATGAAAACAAAAGGAAAAAATATTTAGATCGCTTTTTTGAAATGAGAATTAAATATGGTTTGAAATATGGAAGAGTATACACAATTTCAGATAAATATGAAGGTGTACTAATAATACTACCTGGTGAAGATGTGATGACACCTATAAAGGTATTTAGATCAGGCGGTATAAAGTTAATCGGCACTTTAGGTAGAAATAATATGAAAAAATTAGTTGATATTTTAGACTACTTATATACAAAAGAAAAGCTATATATGAGAGATAACTTTATAAAGATATCGCTAATAGGTATTAATCCAATATACCAAAATAAAGGATATGGTAGCCATATGATAAAGTATATTTTAAAACAAATTGAAGGCCAAAACATTTCATGTTATTTAGAAACTCAAAATTTTATAAATTTAAATTTTTACGAGAAACTTGGATTTAAAATATTAGAAACTGGCAATATGCCAGTAGAAAATGTTTCATATTGGTGCATGATGAAAAAATAATATTCTGAGAATAAAATATAAGAATTAAGTAATAAAAAATATTTTTTATTATTAACATCTAAAATAAAAAAGCCTGATTGAAACCAGACTTTTTTATTTTAAGTTAATGCTATCTTTCAAATAAGCTACCTAAAGAACCTAAAATACTTCCTTCATCTCTGCCATCTCCAGCAACTTGTGGAGCAGAAGCAAAGACTCTAGAAGCAAGTCTACTAAATGGTAAACTCTGAATCCATACACTACCTGGACCTGTTAAGCTAGCTAAAAATAATCCTTCACCACCAAATAAACTATTTTTTACTCCACCAACAAATTCTATATTATAGTTAATATCTTTAGTCATAGCAACTAAACAACCAGTATCGACTCTTAATTTTTCTCCTGGATCTAACTCTTTTTTTACAATAGTACCACCCGCATGTATAAAGCAAAGTCCATCTCCTTCAAGTTTTTGAAGAATAAATCCTTCTCCACCAAAGAAGCCAACTCCTAGTTTTTTTCTAAAATCTATACCAATACTTACCCCTTTAGCGGCACATAAAAATGCATCTTTTTGACAAACTAGTTTACCGCCAATTTGTGCTAAATCAACAGGAATTATTTTACCTGGATAAGGAGAAGCAAATGATACTTTTTGTTTATTATATCCATCATTTGTAAAAGCTGTCATGAAAAGACTTTCACCTGTTAGCATTCTTTTTGCAGCACCAAATAGTTTAGAGCCTCCATTTTTGCTACCATCACCAAATATAGTTTCCATAGTAATATCTTGATCCATCATCATCATAGCTCCAGCCTCAGCAACAACTGTCTCTTTAGGATCTAGCTCTATTTCTACAAACTGCATATCATCTCCATACAACTTAAAGTCAACTTCATGTGATCTCATATATATTTCCTCCATATAATAGTTTTTATATAGCTTTATTATATCTTAATAATAAAGCTATATAAAAATTAAATAAAAATTAAATATTTGTAACCTGATAAATATTTTTGATTATTTATAAAAAATATCTAAATAAATGTAAATAATTCATTGTTGTGGAATGTTTTAAAATATAATTAAATATATGCTAAAATGGGTATATAGTACTTTATTAATAAAAGCGGCAATGCAAGCTCCATCTTCAAAAAATTCTCAACCATGGGAGTTTGTTGTAATAGATGATAAAGTAGTATTACATCAACTATCAAAAGTGCAGCATAGAGCTAAACATATAAAAGATGATCCTATATGTATAGCAGTTCTTGGGAATAAAGAACGATTTTTAAAAGCTGGTAAATGGATACAAGATCTAGGGGCAAGTGGCAAAATATCCTACTAGAATCAACTCACCAAGGCTTAGCTTCTTAATGGACTGGAATATTTCCAAAAAATAAAGTAGTTGATAAAACAAAAATAGATTTGGATTTACCTGAGAATTTGGTGCCGTATGCTTTAATTTCAATAGGATATAGTAATGAAAAAATGAATATATAGATAGGTTTGACGAAAACAAAATATATAGAAATAAGGTTAAAAATGGATAAATAAAGATTAAAAAATTAAGGAGACTACATGTACATAGACTTTCATAATCACTTAGATTTTTATACAAATGAAACAATTGATAAGGCAATAAATATAATCAATAACGAGGAGATAAAAACAATAGCCTGTTCAATGGATGAAAAAAGTTATATTAAAAATTTAGAAATATCAAATAAAAGCAAATATATTATACCGATATTTGGAATACATCCATGGAAGGTTGATAAAGGAATATACAATTTAGAAAAGCTAGAAAAATATATAAAAACAACTCCATTAATTGGAGAAGTAGGCTTGGATTTTCATTGGGTAGAAGATAAATCAACTTATGAAAATCAAATAAGGGTATTTAAATACTTTTTAGACTGTGCAAAAAAATACAAAAAATACATAAATGTACATACTAAAGGTGCAGAAAAACTAGTACTAGATTTAATAAAAAAGTATGATATTTCTAACCAAACAATAATACATTGGTATTCTGGAGATAAAGATACTTTATTAAAATTAATAGATTTAAAGTGCTATTTTACAGCAAGTGTAGATTTATATTCAAATACGAAAACAATAGAAATAATAAAAGAGATACCAGTAAATAAGCTATTGGCAGAAACAGATGGTCCAATAGCATTAGAATGGGTCAATGGTGTTTATGGAATGCCTAATGAAATTAAAAAAGTATATAGACATATATGTAAAGTTAAATGTGTAGATTTAGAAGAGTTTCAATTTAGTTGCAAAGAAAATTTAATGAAGATTATCAATAGTATATATAAATAAGTTAATACTAAATATAAAGTTTTTATATTTGGTATTTTTGTATAAAAAATTTAAAATTAAAAAGGAATTAAGCAAAAAAAGTACAAAGTTGTAGATAAAAAGCAAAATATAAAATAAAATGTAAAATCGAAAAGAAAGGAGATTATATATGGGGAATAAAAAGGGTTGTAATTACTCTAATATTTAGAATCTTTGATGCAGGGGTAACGAGGGCATTAGAAATGAAATTATTACCAGGAGGAAAATCTAAATTTGTGTTTGCATTTTTTACATCTACTATTATGAATCTTACATTTGCACCAACATTTATGTTTACACATAAGATAACAGACACATATCTAGATATGAAATATGAATCTATAAAGGATATAAGTATGAAATCAATAGCAGATAGAATAGATTTAAATAGGTTTCTATCTCTTGTTATAGGAAAAACAATACCGTTATTTTGGATACCCGCACATACTATAATTTTTTTAATTCCAGGAGAATATAGAGTTTTATTTGCGGCAAGTTAATCATAAAAATAGCCCCATCTATATAGAGAGGTGGCTGTTTTTTAGAAAAGGAGTTTGAACAAAGATATTGAATAGGTGTAATGGATGTATTAATTTTAGGGGGGATTTTAGTGACATATGATATAAAGGTTATTAGAAAAAATGAACATAAAACAAGCTCTTGGTCAGGAGGATCTACAACTCAGCTATACATATATCCAGAAAGTTCTATATATAGTGAGCTAAATTTCATATTTAGAGTAAGCTCAGCTAAAGTAAGTGTAAATGAATCTACGTTTACTAGTTTACCTGGAATAAATAGAAAAATTATGATTTTAGATGGAGCTCTTAATTTAAAGCATGAAGGACATCATGAAATTAAATTAAATAAATTTGAACAAGATAGTTTTAAAGGAGAGTGGCTAACTAAAAGTTATGGAAAAGTTACTGATTTTAATCTGATGATGAATAAAGGTTGTGATGGTAATTTAGAGCATATAAAAATAGACTGTAAAACTTTAAAAAATTTAAATTTATCAACGAATATTGATAATAATAAAAAAATGATTATTATTTTTTATTGCTTAGAGGGTAGTGTAGATATTAATATGGATAGTTTGATAAATTTAAATGAAGGAGATTTATTAGTTTTAAAAAATAATAGTAAAAACAGATTGTATAA
Above is a genomic segment from Romboutsia lituseburensis containing:
- the pstB gene encoding phosphate ABC transporter ATP-binding protein PstB translates to MSKISVKNLELYYGDNKALKGIDIDIDENEVTAFIGPSGCGKSTFLRTLNRMNDLIDNVKIKGEIKIDGDDIYKSDDVIKLRTKVGMVFQKPNPFPMSIYDNVAYGPKVHGIKDKTTLDKIVQESLEDAAIWNEVKDRLKTSALGLSGGQQQRICIARAIAMKPEVILMDEPTSALDPISTLKVEELIQEMKGKYTIVIVTHNMQQAARISDKTAFFLSGELVEFDDTKTIFTNPKDSRTEDYITGRFG
- a CDS encoding MerR family transcriptional regulator; translation: MTITEVSEKFGFSQDTLRYYEKIGLIANINRDNRVRRNYLKEDCNGIEFIKCMRRAGLAIETLIEYAEI
- a CDS encoding NifB/NifX family molybdenum-iron cluster-binding protein: MKVCIPVQENKGMESVPFNHFGSAPMFVICDLDNNEVRSIGNGDLGHEHGKCQPIKALSGETVDAVIVGGIGQGAIMKLNSMGIKVYRACEGNVSSNLQMLKENKLNEFPANHSCNHDGCSHH
- a CDS encoding TIGR00266 family protein, whose product is MRSHEVDFKLYGDDMQFVEIELDPKETVVAEAGAMMMMDQDITMETIFGDGSKNGGSKLFGAAKRMLTGESLFMTAFTNDGYNKQKVSFASPYPGKIIPVDLAQIGGKLVCQKDAFLCAAKGVSIGIDFRKKLGVGFFGGEGFILQKLEGDGLCFIHAGGTIVKKELDPGEKLRVDTGCLVAMTKDINYNIEFVGGVKNSLFGGEGLFLASLTGPGSVWIQSLPFSRLASRVFASAPQVAGDGRDEGSILGSLGSLFER
- a CDS encoding TatD family hydrolase, with translation MYIDFHNHLDFYTNETIDKAINIINNEEIKTIACSMDEKSYIKNLEISNKSKYIIPIFGIHPWKVDKGIYNLEKLEKYIKTTPLIGEVGLDFHWVEDKSTYENQIRVFKYFLDCAKKYKKYINVHTKGAEKLVLDLIKKYDISNQTIIHWYSGDKDTLLKLIDLKCYFTASVDLYSNTKTIEIIKEIPVNKLLAETDGPIALEWVNGVYGMPNEIKKVYRHICKVKCVDLEEFQFSCKENLMKIINSIYK
- the pstC gene encoding phosphate ABC transporter permease subunit PstC codes for the protein MEGNNQLTNSKDSSNKNKYIVEFITEKIFLISALVAVLSLLLIIGFVFYKGLTPFIVKGYSLSEFLFGTEWIPSNDKFGILPMILGSLYATIGSLIIGAPIGILTATFIVEVAPKKISKFISPAVELLAGIPSVLYGVFGVTFIVPNIQKIFKLPKGQSLFAVIVVLSVMMLPTIITISETAIKAVPKVYKEGSLALGASKTETTFKVILPAAKSGILAAVVLGVGRAIGETMAVILVAGNSPIIPKSIMDSVRLLTTNIALEMGYAFGTHQEMLFATGVVLFMFILILNLILTKISNKAGK
- a CDS encoding GNAT family N-acetyltransferase, whose translation is MKQILELEKYKLIKLAKVLTLSLEKDPLYINLFPDENKRKKYLDRFFEMRIKYGLKYGRVYTISDKYEGVLIILPGEDVMTPIKVFRSGGIKLIGTLGRNNMKKLVDILDYLYTKEKLYMRDNFIKISLIGINPIYQNKGYGSHMIKYILKQIEGQNISCYLETQNFINLNFYEKLGFKILETGNMPVENVSYWCMMKK
- the pstA gene encoding phosphate ABC transporter permease PstA is translated as MRKIKETILNLLVWLCAVFTVAILVTIVGFIFINGIGLITPTFLFSDYSANGQGGILPMIVATLYTIVLSIFIATPIGVLAAVYLQEYAKQGKVVKIIRFATESLAGIPSIVYGLFGGIFFVVVLGLNYSIISGALTVSIIILPLIIRTTEESLKTVPKSYREASLGLGATKFQTLYKVIVPSATPGILSGLILSIGRVIGESAAILLTAGTVAKMPMSIFESARTLTVQAYLVTKEKGNIQEAAAIGIVLIVIILILNILAKLITKKFNKANY
- a CDS encoding nitroreductase family protein, coding for MLKWVYSTLLIKAAMQAPSSKNSQPWEFVVIDDKVVLHQLSKVQHRAKHIKDDPICIAVLGNKERFLKAGKWIQDLGASGKISY
- a CDS encoding phosphate ABC transporter substrate-binding protein, whose translation is MKSKKLLVVFFNILLVLTMAVGCGKSKEQVGSNVTISGSTSVGPLIEKEAESFKKSNSDISVEVNQLGSSAGIKDAINGTVQVGMSSRDLKEEEKNAGLKEVEIAYDGISVITNKANAVNNLTIAQIKDIYTGKIINWKDIGGKDAPIVVVSREDGSGTRDAFQEIVGYKSEELTKDAQIGDGSGNIKSTVTTNENAVGFISFEYIDDSINSLNVDSIEPNAKNVLDGKYKISRPFLLVYKEDKGTEQSKKFIDFILSEEGQKIVEENGLIKIK
- a CDS encoding HutD family protein, which produces MTYDIKVIRKNEHKTSSWSGGSTTQLYIYPESSIYSELNFIFRVSSAKVSVNESTFTSLPGINRKIMILDGALNLKHEGHHEIKLNKFEQDSFKGEWLTKSYGKVTDFNLMMNKGCDGNLEHIKIDCKTLKNLNLSTNIDNNKKMIIIFYCLEGSVDINMDSLINLNEGDLLVLKNNSKNRLYNINISNNFEKKSNIIKVTTYFD
- a CDS encoding ArsR/SmtB family transcription factor, with product MKDILNVFKSMGDETRVKILLLLAHKNVCAKGIAKHVNISEAAVSQHIKVLKQNNLITGYKDGYYVIYHINKDLFQKSKDFLGSLINEDLQDYKEKFDIHEFNILDCKTNCKSMKKCCKKRLEEEK
- the phoU gene encoding phosphate signaling complex protein PhoU; this encodes MSLNNLDVNINELIDMTCEMMDKCENIVSKSVDAMVSKDLEASKDILILDDEIDDLREYIREKSIELMALKQPLAKDLRIIYALGSISMELERVGDYAVNIAMETIKIGTEEHVEKLIDIPKMKDVTIGMLKSAKNALKNNDPKLAHKTGLQDDVVDELYSAVHIDALSAMHKNKHNINQGVKLLFVGRYLERIGDHITNICEFVIYAINGKMIEID
- a CDS encoding SH3 domain-containing protein, with protein sequence MSMNKKLRKSLIITLGLTIGGFCATTNSIYAAQNEMVNADSLNVRKGPSIQYETVGSLQKGSVIEILETKDGWSKIKLSEQKEGWVSSDFTVKEKGSVTASKLNIRKGPSTENDKIGSLEKGKAIEILETENNWFKIKLENKKTEEFGWVSSEHIFTESQKIKEEKQKALDAQNTVKNNTIVSNVSSNQSSDTLSNTNSNEENTSSSTNGRTLTVNASAYSGHTITATGTTPKWGTIAVDPSVIPYGTKVYIPMFDKVFIAEDCGGAIKGNKIDIFMNSEQECVNFGRKNIEIKILG